From Verrucomicrobiota bacterium JB022, one genomic window encodes:
- a CDS encoding glycosyltransferase, with amino-acid sequence MKILHVQHSLDPRSGGPSESLRELVSHQLALGHQVQVVATDAQSIEPWEERFAYLHRLHEDARFYGVGLYIGKAYGRTRPWSRFSYSPACVAHLREKFRDPQRKPEVVHIHGVFSHLTHAAAAEARKAGIPYIIRPAGSLNEACLDSGRAKFKKLLYRWGGVQADLQGAAFIHATSEREREELRELGIKTRVEIIPHGIRLPDVDCKTAIQAFHTRLPELKGKPFWLYMSRIAPKKRLDLLLGAFAQRRAQGSDWHMVIAGTEDGLQDKVKRIIRQQKLESVVHFAGFLQGPTKQGAIFASEAVALTSTDENFGVIIVEGMAHGKPCLVTPGVDTHRYVKAADAGIVTSLDADVIAHDMARLEQANRKEMGLRAQEYAQQNLSWHSTCQRLSDLYSQISEQSPHERSQQSLEFPAARQRHHSNQERVGQHRQVSGVS; translated from the coding sequence GTGAAAATTCTCCACGTCCAACACAGTCTCGACCCCCGCTCCGGCGGCCCCAGCGAATCCCTCCGCGAACTTGTCTCGCACCAATTAGCTCTGGGCCACCAAGTCCAGGTCGTGGCGACCGACGCCCAGTCGATCGAGCCATGGGAAGAGCGTTTCGCGTATCTCCATCGTCTGCATGAAGATGCGCGTTTTTATGGCGTGGGGCTCTACATCGGCAAGGCCTATGGCCGCACCCGCCCGTGGTCGCGGTTCAGCTACTCGCCAGCCTGCGTTGCGCACCTGCGCGAGAAGTTCCGCGATCCGCAGCGCAAGCCCGAAGTGGTACACATTCACGGGGTGTTCAGCCACCTGACCCATGCCGCGGCAGCAGAAGCGCGCAAGGCGGGCATCCCCTACATTATTCGTCCGGCGGGCAGCCTCAATGAAGCGTGCCTCGACTCCGGTCGTGCAAAATTCAAGAAGCTCCTCTACCGCTGGGGTGGCGTCCAGGCCGACTTGCAAGGTGCAGCCTTCATTCACGCTACCTCCGAGCGCGAACGGGAAGAGTTGCGTGAGCTGGGGATCAAGACGCGTGTCGAGATCATCCCGCACGGCATCCGCCTGCCCGACGTGGACTGCAAGACCGCAATTCAGGCCTTTCACACGCGTCTGCCGGAGCTGAAGGGCAAGCCCTTCTGGCTCTATATGTCGCGCATCGCGCCCAAAAAGCGCCTCGACTTGCTGCTGGGAGCCTTTGCCCAGCGTCGCGCCCAAGGCAGCGACTGGCATATGGTGATCGCCGGGACCGAAGACGGCTTGCAGGACAAAGTCAAACGTATCATCCGCCAGCAAAAGCTGGAATCGGTCGTGCACTTTGCGGGATTCCTGCAAGGTCCGACCAAACAAGGTGCAATCTTTGCAAGCGAAGCCGTCGCCCTCACCTCGACCGATGAAAATTTTGGGGTGATCATTGTGGAAGGCATGGCCCACGGAAAACCCTGCCTGGTAACCCCCGGGGTAGACACCCACCGCTACGTGAAAGCCGCCGATGCAGGCATTGTAACCAGCCTGGACGCCGATGTCATCGCGCACGACATGGCCCGCCTCGAACAGGCGAATCGCAAGGAAATGGGCCTTCGCGCCCAGGAATACGCGCAACAGAACCTAAGTTGGCACTCTACCTGCCAAAGGTTGAGCGACCTCTATTCTCAGATCTCTGAACAAAGCCCTCATGAGCGCTCGCAACAATCTCTCGAGTTTCCCGCTGCCCGTCAGCGTCATCATTCTAACCAAGAACGAGTCGGCCAACATCGACAAGTGTCTGGAGTCAGTTAA
- a CDS encoding glycosyltransferase family 2 protein, with amino-acid sequence MSARNNLSSFPLPVSVIILTKNESANIDKCLESVKEFDEVFVVDSHSTDDTVERARQYPNTRVVPFQWNGDFPKKKQWALDNCPMTHEWVLMLDADEEVTAELRDEIGRAAADPDAKTGYFISYDNYFLGRRLVHGSHSMKLIFFRRGTAHFIPTNELLVSTMWEVEGNYQPKIDGEVGRLKHHALHRDCKTLFHYYKRHNRYSDLEAVHRIHLHRIEESYPPVRRFLKRMLRKTPGSGFLYFIHSYILKLGFLDGRAGLAFALSRLVYFTQIECKVFELKLNPDIMQRHYQDKGVQASETISERA; translated from the coding sequence ATGAGCGCTCGCAACAATCTCTCGAGTTTCCCGCTGCCCGTCAGCGTCATCATTCTAACCAAGAACGAGTCGGCCAACATCGACAAGTGTCTGGAGTCAGTTAAGGAGTTCGACGAAGTTTTCGTCGTCGATTCCCATAGCACCGACGACACGGTCGAACGCGCCCGACAGTATCCGAATACACGCGTCGTCCCCTTCCAATGGAACGGGGACTTCCCTAAAAAGAAGCAGTGGGCACTCGATAATTGCCCCATGACCCATGAGTGGGTCCTGATGCTCGATGCCGACGAGGAAGTGACGGCTGAGCTGCGCGACGAGATCGGACGCGCAGCTGCCGATCCCGATGCCAAAACCGGCTACTTCATCAGCTACGACAACTACTTCCTAGGCCGCCGTCTCGTGCATGGCAGCCACTCGATGAAGTTGATTTTCTTCCGTCGTGGCACCGCCCACTTCATCCCCACCAACGAGCTGCTCGTCTCGACCATGTGGGAGGTGGAAGGCAACTACCAGCCGAAGATCGACGGCGAAGTCGGTCGCCTCAAGCACCACGCGCTGCACCGCGACTGCAAGACCCTTTTCCACTATTACAAGCGCCACAATCGGTATTCCGACCTGGAGGCCGTGCACCGCATCCACCTCCACCGGATCGAAGAGAGCTATCCGCCCGTACGCCGCTTTCTCAAGCGCATGCTGCGCAAGACACCGGGCTCCGGTTTCCTTTACTTCATCCACTCCTACATCCTCAAACTCGGTTTTCTGGATGGACGCGCGGGCCTCGCTTTTGCCCTCTCCCGCCTCGTCTACTTTACCCAGATCGAGTGCAAGGTGTTTGAGCTGAAGCTGAATCCGGACATCATGCAACGCCACTACCAGGACAAGGGCGTGCAGGCCTCCGAAACCATCTCCGAACGCGCTTAA
- a CDS encoding glycosyltransferase family 2 protein — MVHPQSLAIIVPTYGEAENLPVLLQRIRDTMLPTQRPYEVVVVDDNSPDNTPEVCEKLVAEGHPLRLIVRTEERGLSSAVLHGMRNAREADLLLCMDADLSHPPEALPAMCEALEQHPNVEFVIGSRYVSGGSTDENWGAFRWLNSKVATLLARPFTKVKDPMAGFFAMPERVFRRAENLNPCGYKIGLELLVKCRCREVAEVPIHFQDRLYGESKLTLKEQWNYLRHIKRLFDFKFGSLAQLGQFLMVGASGMFVDLLLMSVLLAFSLPFSVARIMAIFTAMSWNFYFNRRITFSSTRTENVMAQYAKFIATCSLGAAINWGVSVSLAHRVEFFEAYPLLAAVLGIVAGTFSNFLISKFWVFRKRKPAEATAETHRTNENLSRHTAS, encoded by the coding sequence ATGGTTCACCCTCAAAGTCTCGCCATCATCGTCCCCACCTACGGCGAAGCGGAAAACCTGCCCGTCTTGCTGCAGCGCATCCGCGACACCATGCTGCCTACACAGCGGCCCTATGAGGTGGTAGTCGTCGACGACAACAGCCCGGACAACACGCCCGAAGTCTGCGAAAAACTCGTGGCGGAGGGCCACCCCCTCCGCCTCATCGTCCGCACCGAAGAGCGCGGCCTCAGCTCCGCCGTCCTGCATGGGATGCGCAACGCCCGCGAGGCCGACCTGTTGCTCTGCATGGATGCCGACCTCAGCCACCCGCCGGAAGCCCTCCCGGCCATGTGCGAGGCGCTGGAGCAGCACCCGAATGTGGAATTCGTGATCGGTAGCCGCTACGTCTCCGGCGGCTCGACGGACGAAAACTGGGGTGCGTTCCGCTGGCTCAACAGCAAGGTGGCTACGCTGCTGGCCCGGCCCTTTACCAAGGTGAAGGATCCGATGGCTGGCTTCTTTGCCATGCCCGAGCGGGTCTTCCGCCGGGCGGAAAATCTGAACCCGTGCGGCTACAAGATTGGACTCGAGCTGCTGGTGAAGTGCCGCTGCCGCGAAGTCGCCGAAGTGCCGATCCACTTCCAGGACCGCCTCTACGGCGAGAGCAAGCTGACGCTCAAGGAACAGTGGAACTACCTCCGCCACATCAAGCGTCTCTTCGACTTCAAGTTTGGCAGCCTGGCCCAGCTCGGCCAGTTCCTGATGGTGGGCGCGTCGGGCATGTTCGTCGACCTGTTGCTGATGAGCGTGCTGCTCGCCTTCTCCCTGCCCTTCTCCGTGGCGCGGATCATGGCGATCTTCACCGCGATGAGCTGGAATTTCTACTTCAACCGGCGCATCACCTTCAGCAGCACGCGCACGGAAAACGTGATGGCGCAATACGCGAAGTTCATCGCCACGTGCTCCCTCGGCGCGGCGATCAACTGGGGTGTATCGGTGAGTCTCGCCCACCGGGTGGAGTTTTTCGAAGCCTACCCGCTGCTCGCCGCCGTGCTCGGCATCGTCGCCGGGACCTTCAGCAACTTCCTGATCTCGAAGTTCTGGGTCTTCCGCAAGCGCAAGCCGGCTGAAGCGACCGCCGAAACGCACCGCACTAACGAAAATCTTTCCCGCCACACCGCGTCATGA
- a CDS encoding bi-domain-containing oxidoreductase, with translation MKQILQSLRNGDTQLIEVPAPQVKRGAVLIESRASLISLGTERMLVEFGQASLLDKARQQPDRVKEVLQKARTDGIQATWDAVQTKLDQPIPLGYCNAGVVLAVGEGVTDLAPGDRVVSNGSHAEVVCVPRNLCARIPDGVDFDEAAFTVTGAIGLQGIRLLEPTLGETIVVMGLGLIGLLSVQLLQAHGCKVIGTDFDPQKCRLAEQFGVKTVQMQPGMDAVEAIKQANGGREVDGVLITASTKSDDPANDAALVCRQRGRVVLVGVIGLKLNRNHFYAKEISFQVSCSYGPGRYDARYEQMGLDYPIGFVRWTEQRNFEAVLDQLQRGAMQVAPLITHRYPFANAVEAYSQISNREALGIVLNYEARTEIVAGTEPLHAWARRIELREPTGQKADRLALGAIGAGGFAGKVLLPAFAKAGADLRTICAPGGTNAAVLGRKLGFATATSELQDVLQDPEIRAVIVATPHNSHARLVHQAWQAGKAVFVEKPLCLTRGELQDVLKSYQNLRDEGLNPQVLVGFNRRFAPLVQEMKRLLSRKSGPISMVMNVNAGAIPAEHWTQDVQTGGGRIRGEGCHFIDLLRFLAGCPITEVRAVGMPAPSDHPIDTASIQLRFENGSIGTVHYFANGSKSLPKERLEVFASGSVMQLDNFRKLKTHQWPQAKASYSSSQDKGHQAEVDAFAQALREGQPMPIPFAELVEVTEATLEAAEQLEAQR, from the coding sequence ATGAAGCAGATCCTGCAAAGCCTGCGCAACGGAGATACGCAACTGATCGAGGTCCCCGCTCCGCAAGTGAAGCGTGGGGCAGTCTTGATTGAAAGCCGCGCCAGCTTGATCTCGCTCGGGACGGAGCGGATGCTGGTGGAGTTCGGTCAAGCGAGCCTGCTCGACAAGGCCCGCCAGCAGCCCGACCGGGTGAAGGAAGTGCTGCAGAAGGCTCGCACCGACGGCATCCAGGCCACCTGGGACGCCGTCCAGACCAAGCTCGACCAGCCGATCCCGCTCGGCTACTGCAACGCCGGCGTCGTGCTGGCAGTGGGCGAAGGCGTGACCGATCTCGCCCCGGGCGACCGCGTCGTCTCCAACGGCTCCCACGCCGAAGTCGTCTGCGTGCCGCGCAACCTCTGCGCCCGCATCCCCGACGGGGTGGACTTCGACGAAGCCGCCTTTACCGTCACCGGGGCCATCGGCCTGCAAGGCATCCGCCTGCTGGAGCCGACCCTCGGCGAAACCATCGTAGTGATGGGCCTCGGCCTGATCGGCTTGCTCTCGGTGCAACTGCTGCAAGCCCATGGCTGCAAGGTGATCGGAACCGATTTCGACCCGCAAAAGTGCCGCCTGGCCGAGCAGTTTGGCGTCAAGACCGTCCAGATGCAGCCCGGCATGGACGCAGTGGAAGCGATCAAGCAGGCCAATGGCGGTCGCGAGGTCGACGGGGTGCTGATCACCGCTTCGACCAAGAGCGACGATCCAGCCAACGATGCAGCCCTGGTCTGCCGCCAGCGCGGCCGCGTGGTGCTGGTGGGCGTGATCGGCCTGAAGCTGAATCGCAACCACTTTTACGCCAAGGAGATCTCGTTCCAGGTATCGTGCTCTTACGGTCCCGGCCGTTACGACGCCCGCTATGAGCAGATGGGACTCGATTACCCCATCGGCTTTGTGCGCTGGACGGAGCAACGCAATTTCGAAGCGGTGCTGGATCAGCTCCAGCGTGGGGCGATGCAAGTCGCACCGCTGATCACCCACCGCTACCCCTTTGCCAATGCGGTCGAGGCATACAGCCAGATCAGCAATCGTGAGGCGCTCGGCATCGTGTTGAACTACGAGGCCCGCACGGAAATCGTGGCGGGAACCGAGCCGCTACATGCCTGGGCGCGCCGAATCGAGCTGCGCGAGCCGACCGGGCAGAAGGCCGACCGCCTCGCCTTGGGCGCGATCGGTGCAGGTGGCTTTGCGGGTAAGGTGCTGCTGCCGGCCTTCGCCAAGGCGGGCGCCGACCTTCGCACGATCTGCGCCCCCGGCGGGACCAACGCGGCCGTTTTGGGGCGTAAGCTGGGCTTCGCTACCGCGACCTCCGAATTGCAAGACGTGCTGCAGGATCCGGAGATCCGCGCGGTGATCGTGGCAACGCCGCACAACTCCCATGCCCGCCTCGTGCACCAAGCCTGGCAGGCCGGGAAGGCGGTGTTTGTTGAAAAGCCGCTCTGCCTGACGCGCGGCGAGTTGCAGGATGTGCTGAAGTCTTACCAGAACCTCCGCGACGAGGGGTTGAACCCGCAAGTGCTGGTCGGCTTCAACCGCCGCTTTGCCCCGCTGGTGCAGGAAATGAAGCGCCTGCTGAGCCGTAAAAGCGGCCCGATCAGCATGGTAATGAACGTTAACGCGGGAGCTATCCCGGCCGAACACTGGACGCAGGATGTCCAGACCGGCGGCGGACGGATTCGCGGCGAAGGCTGCCACTTTATCGACCTGCTGCGCTTCCTCGCCGGCTGCCCGATCACCGAAGTGCGCGCGGTAGGCATGCCCGCGCCCTCCGATCATCCGATCGACACGGCCTCTATCCAGTTGCGCTTTGAAAACGGCTCCATCGGCACGGTCCATTACTTCGCCAATGGCAGCAAATCGTTGCCCAAGGAGCGCCTGGAGGTATTTGCCAGCGGCAGCGTGATGCAGCTCGACAACTTCCGAAAGCTGAAGACGCATCAGTGGCCACAAGCCAAGGCCAGCTACTCGTCCAGCCAGGACAAGGGCCATCAGGCCGAAGTCGACGCCTTTGCTCAGGCCCTGCGCGAAGGCCAGCCGATGCCGATCCCCTTTGCCGAACTGGTGGAAGTGACGGAAGCGACTCTCGAAGCAGCAGAGCAACTGGAAGCCCAGCGATGA
- a CDS encoding alginate lyase family protein, translating to MKLDQALLYAHTIRRLLPVQIAAQVSQKLRGFRPAPAAEQAPPFPGWRRRPQRPLLAARGADFNPVSSLRRARWNFLNEERVGTSANRWQVGETSKLWLYNLQYHEWIWSLEPEEAAAMVEDWMQTHPADVSTDAWEPYVISLRLQNWVGYFSERGFAALENQGFRERWWRCIYQQAECLRRNLEVHLQANHLLENAIALTMVAAAFDGAWAKGLWESAWPLLEEELDRQFLSDGMHYERSPLYQARLLYALAQTEAFLDEGRQSILRARLQAGARALRCLSHGDGEIALFNDSACGIAHTPRVLLGHLEREELIDNRRLDGGWALPAAGYFGFCHQGLNLIADLGSFAPRHQPGHAHADFGSFELSVGSTRIVTDTGVHHYLPNASRTYDRSVAAHNTVEVEGLRQIELWSAFRAAREGKVTHQIEQADERGLRVRGELVSYAERGQTYRHTRAWDCDASGRIAWEDTLQASCTLSATTRLHLAPQVGFRDAVDGAIWQHPAEIEFHSALPRNVVWEVGASVYHPAFQQEEARSMLVGRAQVGPHASHWRHELQLRAAPTGGWHANCQPKALASSPSLV from the coding sequence ATGAAGCTCGACCAGGCTCTGCTCTACGCCCATACCATCCGGCGCCTGCTGCCGGTCCAGATTGCCGCGCAAGTTTCCCAGAAGCTGCGCGGCTTTCGTCCGGCACCAGCGGCGGAACAGGCCCCGCCCTTCCCTGGCTGGCGCCGCCGCCCCCAGCGTCCGTTGCTGGCGGCCCGAGGTGCGGACTTCAATCCGGTCTCTTCGCTCCGCCGTGCACGCTGGAACTTTCTCAACGAAGAGCGGGTCGGCACCTCGGCCAATCGTTGGCAGGTTGGCGAAACTTCCAAGCTATGGCTCTACAACCTGCAATACCACGAATGGATCTGGAGTCTTGAGCCCGAAGAGGCTGCCGCGATGGTTGAAGACTGGATGCAGACCCACCCCGCCGATGTTTCGACCGACGCGTGGGAGCCGTATGTGATCTCGCTCCGTCTGCAAAATTGGGTGGGCTACTTTAGCGAGCGCGGCTTTGCGGCACTGGAAAATCAAGGCTTTCGCGAACGCTGGTGGCGCTGCATCTACCAACAGGCCGAGTGCCTGCGCCGTAATCTGGAGGTGCACCTGCAGGCCAACCACCTGCTTGAAAATGCCATTGCGCTGACGATGGTAGCCGCAGCCTTCGACGGTGCCTGGGCCAAGGGCCTGTGGGAATCCGCCTGGCCGTTGCTGGAAGAAGAACTGGATCGCCAGTTTTTGAGCGACGGGATGCACTATGAGCGCTCTCCGCTTTATCAGGCCCGATTACTTTACGCCCTCGCCCAGACGGAGGCGTTTCTGGATGAGGGTCGCCAGTCGATCCTGCGCGCGCGTTTACAAGCCGGCGCCCGGGCCTTGCGCTGCCTGAGCCATGGCGATGGAGAAATCGCGTTGTTCAACGACAGCGCGTGCGGTATCGCCCATACGCCGCGCGTTTTGCTCGGCCATCTCGAACGTGAGGAACTGATCGACAACCGGCGCCTCGACGGCGGCTGGGCCCTGCCGGCGGCTGGTTACTTCGGGTTCTGCCACCAAGGTCTCAACCTGATCGCCGACCTCGGCTCGTTCGCCCCGCGCCACCAACCTGGGCACGCCCACGCCGACTTCGGCTCCTTCGAGCTGTCGGTGGGCTCGACCCGGATCGTGACCGATACCGGCGTGCACCATTACCTACCCAACGCCAGCCGCACCTATGACCGTTCGGTCGCCGCGCACAATACGGTGGAGGTCGAGGGACTGCGCCAGATCGAGCTGTGGTCGGCCTTCCGCGCCGCCCGCGAGGGAAAAGTGACGCATCAGATCGAGCAGGCCGACGAACGCGGACTGCGCGTACGTGGCGAACTCGTTTCTTACGCCGAGCGCGGCCAGACGTATCGACATACGCGCGCCTGGGACTGTGATGCCTCCGGGCGTATTGCCTGGGAAGATACCCTACAGGCATCCTGCACTCTCAGCGCCACCACTCGATTGCACCTTGCACCGCAAGTAGGCTTTCGCGATGCGGTCGACGGCGCGATTTGGCAACATCCGGCGGAAATAGAATTCCACTCCGCCCTGCCCCGCAACGTCGTGTGGGAAGTGGGCGCGAGCGTCTACCACCCGGCGTTTCAGCAGGAAGAAGCGCGCTCCATGCTCGTAGGCCGCGCGCAAGTAGGGCCGCACGCCAGCCATTGGCGGCACGAGTTGCAACTACGGGCCGCGCCGACGGGAGGCTGGCACGCGAATTGCCAACCCAAGGCACTCGCTTCTTCTCCCTCGCTCGTATGA
- a CDS encoding glycosyltransferase family 4 protein: MRILLLSHYFYPEGNAPASRWYEFARRWVDAGHEVTVITGVPNVPDGVVYEGYRNKLCQSEMIDGIKVVRVWTYLAPNAGFAKRILNFLSYMVMAVCVGLFQKRPDRLIATSPQFFAGWAGTILSKLRRLPFILEIRDLWPESIAAVGAMKTDSGVYRFLEGLEKAMYRSADHIVTVGEGYAEKLRSKGVPDAKLTVIPNGADPEQFQPMARDSALEAQWNLQGKIVVSYVGTVGMASALDVVLQAAAKIQVTHPQVVFMIVGDGADRTRLEQLRTEKHLSNVILTGRVPKSDMPRYWSLSDVALVHLRDTDLFRTVLPSKLFEAMAMTCPILNGVAGDAARVVDEAQAGYNFQPESVDDLLANLMPLLDPQHRALLGLRGREFVQNTYNRQRFAGVYLDLLTTGAPHQWQPVRA; this comes from the coding sequence ATGAGAATCTTGCTGCTCTCGCACTACTTTTATCCGGAAGGCAACGCGCCGGCTTCACGCTGGTATGAGTTTGCCCGCCGCTGGGTCGATGCCGGCCACGAAGTTACCGTCATCACGGGGGTGCCGAACGTCCCGGATGGCGTGGTTTACGAAGGCTACCGCAACAAGTTGTGCCAGTCGGAAATGATCGACGGCATCAAGGTGGTGCGGGTCTGGACTTATCTCGCGCCCAATGCTGGCTTCGCCAAGCGCATCCTGAATTTCCTCAGCTACATGGTCATGGCCGTGTGCGTGGGGCTCTTCCAGAAGCGCCCCGATCGCCTGATCGCAACTTCGCCGCAGTTCTTTGCGGGTTGGGCAGGCACGATCCTCAGCAAGCTGCGCCGGCTCCCGTTTATCCTCGAAATCCGCGACCTCTGGCCGGAGTCCATTGCGGCAGTAGGTGCGATGAAAACGGATTCGGGCGTCTATCGCTTTCTGGAAGGCCTCGAAAAGGCAATGTACCGCTCCGCCGATCACATTGTAACGGTAGGCGAAGGCTATGCTGAAAAGCTCCGCTCCAAGGGCGTGCCAGACGCCAAGCTGACGGTGATCCCCAATGGTGCAGACCCGGAGCAGTTCCAGCCGATGGCGCGCGATTCGGCGCTGGAGGCCCAATGGAACCTGCAGGGCAAGATCGTAGTCTCCTATGTCGGTACGGTCGGCATGGCTTCGGCCCTCGATGTAGTGCTGCAAGCCGCAGCCAAGATCCAGGTGACGCATCCGCAGGTAGTCTTCATGATTGTGGGCGACGGCGCAGACCGCACCCGCCTGGAGCAACTGCGCACCGAGAAGCACCTTTCCAATGTGATCCTGACGGGGCGCGTGCCCAAGAGCGACATGCCGCGCTACTGGAGCCTGAGCGATGTGGCGCTCGTGCACCTGCGCGATACCGACCTCTTTCGCACCGTGCTGCCGAGCAAGCTCTTTGAAGCCATGGCCATGACCTGTCCCATCCTCAATGGCGTGGCTGGCGATGCTGCCCGCGTGGTGGACGAAGCGCAGGCGGGCTACAATTTCCAACCCGAATCGGTGGACGACCTGCTCGCCAACCTCATGCCCTTGCTCGATCCGCAACACCGGGCGCTACTGGGCCTGCGAGGCCGCGAGTTTGTCCAGAACACCTACAACCGCCAGCGCTTTGCCGGCGTCTACCTCGATTTGCTGACCACCGGCGCGCCGCACCAATGGCAACCCGTGCGCGCCTGA
- the wecB gene encoding UDP-N-acetylglucosamine 2-epimerase (non-hydrolyzing), with protein sequence MSHPIHLVIVAGTRPNFIKIAPLMRTFEQADDFRISLVHTGQHYDDQMSKAFFADLGIRQPDANLEIGTGGINVQAAKIIERFDAFLEQEKPDGVIVVGDVTSTAAASWATAHRHIPLFHVEAGLRSFDREMPEELNRLVTDRLSDLLFVSEQSGVNHLRTEGVDDSRILFVGNVMIDTLLHFQQKAEARGYWQNLNLPDNGYGLVTLHRPSNVDDKETLRGLLDVLHSCSERLPLVWPMHPRTKARLEAFGWWDEVQNSERFHLLPPLGYLDFINLLMHCRIAMSDSGGLQEEATCLRKPTLTLRHNTERPSTCEFGGNQLVGTDPEKIYAAFRRVMDDPDFDCQVPPLWDGKTAQRIMQHLRQYYRDRAGAKPAEEALAASGVTR encoded by the coding sequence ATGTCTCACCCGATCCACCTGGTAATTGTCGCCGGCACGCGACCGAATTTCATCAAGATCGCGCCGCTCATGCGCACCTTCGAGCAGGCCGACGATTTTCGCATTTCACTCGTCCACACCGGTCAGCACTACGACGACCAGATGAGCAAGGCGTTCTTTGCCGACCTCGGCATCCGTCAGCCAGACGCCAACCTCGAAATCGGCACCGGCGGCATCAACGTCCAGGCGGCCAAGATTATCGAGCGCTTCGACGCTTTCCTGGAGCAGGAAAAGCCCGACGGCGTGATCGTGGTAGGCGATGTCACCTCCACCGCAGCAGCCTCCTGGGCTACGGCGCACCGCCACATCCCCCTCTTCCACGTCGAGGCCGGGCTGCGTAGCTTTGACCGCGAAATGCCGGAAGAGCTGAACCGCCTCGTGACGGACCGCCTGAGCGACCTGCTCTTCGTCTCCGAGCAAAGCGGCGTGAACCACCTCCGCACCGAGGGGGTGGACGACAGCCGCATCCTTTTTGTCGGCAACGTGATGATCGATACCCTGCTCCATTTCCAGCAAAAGGCGGAAGCGCGCGGGTATTGGCAAAACCTGAACCTGCCTGACAACGGCTATGGCCTCGTGACCCTCCACCGCCCCTCCAATGTGGACGATAAGGAGACCTTGCGTGGCTTGCTGGATGTGCTGCACTCGTGCTCCGAGCGACTGCCGCTCGTCTGGCCGATGCACCCGCGCACGAAGGCCCGCCTCGAAGCCTTCGGCTGGTGGGACGAAGTCCAGAACAGCGAGCGCTTCCACCTGTTGCCGCCGCTGGGCTACCTCGACTTTATCAACCTGCTGATGCACTGCCGGATCGCGATGTCCGACTCCGGCGGCCTGCAGGAAGAGGCCACGTGCCTGCGCAAGCCTACCCTGACGCTGCGCCACAACACCGAGCGCCCCTCGACTTGCGAATTCGGTGGCAACCAGCTTGTCGGTACCGATCCGGAGAAGATCTACGCCGCCTTCCGCCGCGTGATGGACGACCCGGACTTCGACTGCCAAGTGCCGCCGCTCTGGGATGGCAAGACCGCCCAACGCATCATGCAGCACCTGCGCCAGTATTACCGGGATCGTGCCGGCGCCAAACCCGCCGAGGAAGCGCTTGCCGCCTCTGGTGTGACTCGCTAA
- a CDS encoding NTP transferase domain-containing protein, which produces MKERYTLVILAAGMGSRFGGLKQLHALGPDDSTLLDYSLFDAQRAGFTDFVFVIRPELEEDFERQVASRFGNRLKYCYAYQKADELPVELANQPERTKPWGTGHALWAARAVVDRPFGLINADDFYGKGAYQTLIKGLKEAEAKAGEVDQAVLVSYPLNHTLSPHGPVSRGVCVVNNGSLQQLTEFTKIERQGDDRIMGQCEGDEQELAPSTPVSLNCFGFTPRFFDLLQDELKTFLQTPDRDLSKGEFYLPSAVMAGVKQGKLEVAVPSTDSPWFGMTYREDLPQVQAKLNELIAQGVYPSELWGREAHPGIE; this is translated from the coding sequence ATGAAGGAACGCTACACCCTCGTAATCCTCGCTGCCGGGATGGGCAGCCGCTTCGGCGGCTTGAAACAGCTCCATGCACTCGGGCCCGACGACTCCACCTTGCTGGACTATTCGCTCTTCGACGCCCAGCGCGCTGGCTTTACGGACTTCGTGTTCGTCATCCGCCCGGAGCTGGAGGAGGACTTCGAGCGGCAGGTAGCGAGCCGTTTCGGCAATCGCCTGAAGTATTGCTACGCCTACCAAAAGGCGGACGAGCTGCCCGTAGAACTGGCGAACCAGCCAGAGCGGACCAAGCCGTGGGGCACCGGACACGCCTTGTGGGCGGCCCGTGCCGTGGTGGACCGCCCTTTCGGCCTGATCAATGCCGACGATTTTTACGGCAAGGGCGCCTACCAGACGCTGATCAAGGGCCTCAAAGAGGCCGAAGCCAAAGCGGGCGAGGTCGACCAGGCGGTCCTGGTCTCCTATCCGCTCAATCACACTCTTTCTCCCCACGGCCCGGTATCTCGCGGCGTATGCGTGGTTAACAACGGCAGTCTGCAACAGCTGACCGAGTTTACCAAAATCGAGCGGCAAGGGGACGACCGCATTATGGGTCAGTGCGAGGGCGACGAGCAGGAGCTGGCGCCCAGCACGCCCGTATCGCTCAACTGTTTCGGCTTTACCCCCCGTTTCTTCGATCTCTTGCAGGATGAGCTGAAGACATTCTTGCAGACGCCCGACCGCGATCTGTCCAAAGGTGAATTTTATCTACCCTCGGCCGTGATGGCCGGCGTAAAGCAGGGCAAGCTGGAGGTGGCCGTCCCATCGACCGATTCGCCATGGTTTGGCATGACCTACCGGGAAGACCTCCCGCAGGTGCAGGCCAAGCTTAATGAATTAATTGCGCAAGGTGTCTACCCGTCCGAATTATGGGGACGGGAAGCGCATCCGGGCATTGAATAG